Proteins from one Paraburkholderia sp. BL10I2N1 genomic window:
- a CDS encoding formylmethanofuran dehydrogenase subunit C: MSAITLRLKQAPGFRVDASQLLPAKLAPLPVAEIARIVLPAGNESCLTGELFEISRADGETVALAIDGDVRWLDRLGAHLGEGSLTVHGSCGDYAGFRMAGGELRVEGDAGAFSGCGMSGGRLTITGNSGDFAAGALPGDMEGMTGGTLTIHGNAGARLGDRMRRGLVLVGGDAGECAASRLVAGTLGIAGRLGAHYGYGMRRGTLLLTQAPDRLPPTFTEGGHGFDVFWSLLVRSLANEIAPFSTLRATSLPRRYAGDLAVDGRGELLIVR; this comes from the coding sequence ATGAGCGCGATCACATTGCGCCTGAAACAGGCGCCCGGTTTCCGCGTGGATGCGTCGCAACTTTTACCGGCGAAGCTCGCGCCGCTCCCGGTCGCGGAGATTGCGCGCATCGTGCTGCCAGCAGGCAATGAAAGCTGTCTGACAGGCGAGCTCTTCGAGATTTCGCGCGCCGACGGCGAAACCGTTGCGCTCGCCATCGACGGGGACGTGCGCTGGCTCGACCGGCTCGGCGCGCATCTCGGCGAAGGCAGCCTCACCGTGCACGGTTCGTGCGGGGATTACGCCGGTTTCCGGATGGCCGGCGGTGAATTGCGCGTCGAAGGCGATGCGGGCGCCTTTAGCGGTTGCGGGATGAGCGGCGGTCGCCTGACGATCACCGGCAATAGCGGCGACTTCGCCGCCGGGGCGCTGCCAGGCGACATGGAAGGCATGACAGGCGGCACGCTGACGATCCACGGCAACGCTGGCGCACGCCTTGGCGACCGCATGCGGCGCGGCCTCGTACTGGTGGGCGGCGATGCGGGCGAATGCGCCGCTTCGCGCCTCGTCGCGGGCACGCTCGGCATCGCCGGGCGACTCGGCGCACACTATGGTTACGGCATGCGACGCGGCACGCTGCTGCTCACGCAGGCGCCCGACAGGCTGCCGCCGACCTTCACCGAAGGCGGCCATGGATTCGATGTGTTCTGGTCGCTGCTGGTGCGTTCGCTCGCGAACGAGATTGCGCCTTTTTCGACGTTGCGCGCCACCTCGCTGCCGCGCCGTTACGCGGGCGACCTGGCGGTAGACGGAAGGGGCGAGCTGCTGATCGTCAGGTGA
- a CDS encoding cytochrome b encodes MNTAQTPGATHDAVDAEARFAPSLIVLHWLIALIIIAMLGIGLYMVGLPKGLPFKATLINFHKSLGMTVFLLVLIRMVVRMAVGRPALPPMRAWQRAAARTTQVLLYAAMVVMPLSGYLGSSFNQYGTRFWGIALPKWGWDDKGLRSLFFGIHDVCAWVLIALVALHIAGAFKHQLIDRDGLLARMLP; translated from the coding sequence ATGAACACTGCGCAAACGCCGGGCGCGACACACGACGCAGTTGACGCCGAGGCGCGCTTTGCCCCGTCGCTGATCGTGCTGCACTGGCTGATCGCGCTCATCATCATCGCGATGCTCGGCATTGGCCTCTATATGGTCGGACTGCCGAAGGGCCTGCCCTTCAAGGCGACACTGATCAACTTCCACAAGTCGCTCGGGATGACGGTTTTCCTGCTGGTGCTGATCCGCATGGTAGTGCGCATGGCCGTCGGACGACCGGCCCTGCCGCCGATGCGAGCGTGGCAACGCGCCGCCGCGCGCACTACGCAGGTTCTTTTATACGCAGCAATGGTCGTGATGCCGCTCTCGGGCTATCTCGGCTCGTCGTTCAACCAGTACGGCACGCGCTTCTGGGGTATCGCGCTGCCGAAGTGGGGCTGGGACGACAAAGGTTTGCGCAGCCTGTTCTTCGGCATTCATGACGTCTGCGCCTGGGTGTTGATCGCGCTGGTCGCGCTGCATATCGCAGGGGCGTTCAAGCATCAGTTGATCGACCGCGACGGACTGCTTGCGAGGATGCTGCCATGA
- a CDS encoding formylmethanofuran dehydrogenase, producing MHSSSTLSSSAGQAGTSVFVTPDWTCPFCPLHCDDIAATLHADESLSAPATDCPRLAAALALYGAADASCKPAIDGQDTDLDSALARATGILAHARRPLFGGLATDIAGMRSLYELASGCGAILDHLHGDALAASTLALQDRGAFFTTLSEVRTRADLVVVFACQPSARYPRFYERVLGGTSRQQALCFVGCAVDPAASAVAQASTGSILAGADLYDVLALWSALLEGRTVEALRDDSGIARELPLLIERVAASRYTAFVYEPAALTGPHAALLIEALNRIIKTVNRTTRAGGLPLGGDDGALSANQTLTWLSGFPLRTRVARPARRADEPPLEHDPYRYRTARLLADQTIDALLWVSAFGPEPLPEALDPDVPVIVLGHPALARGPAGGNRRAPAVYIPVATTGIDSSGHLFRVDGSVVVPLFAARKVELPTVATIAALLSARLAQARRSVP from the coding sequence ATGCACAGTTCGTCCACTCTTTCGTCGAGCGCCGGTCAAGCGGGGACCTCGGTATTCGTCACGCCCGACTGGACTTGCCCTTTCTGCCCGCTGCACTGCGATGACATCGCGGCGACCCTGCACGCCGATGAGAGCCTGAGCGCGCCCGCCACCGACTGCCCGCGGCTTGCCGCAGCGCTCGCCCTCTACGGCGCCGCCGACGCCTCGTGCAAACCGGCGATCGATGGCCAGGACACCGACCTCGATAGTGCGCTGGCCCGTGCCACCGGGATCCTGGCGCACGCGCGCCGGCCGCTCTTCGGCGGGCTCGCCACGGACATCGCCGGCATGCGCTCGCTGTACGAACTGGCCTCGGGCTGCGGGGCCATCCTCGACCATCTGCACGGCGATGCGCTGGCCGCTTCGACGCTCGCGCTGCAGGATCGCGGCGCGTTCTTCACCACGCTGTCGGAAGTCCGCACGCGCGCCGACCTGGTGGTGGTGTTCGCGTGCCAGCCATCGGCACGCTATCCGCGCTTTTACGAACGCGTGCTCGGTGGAACCAGCCGGCAGCAAGCGTTGTGCTTTGTCGGCTGCGCGGTCGATCCGGCGGCGTCCGCCGTCGCCCAGGCCAGTACCGGTTCGATCCTCGCGGGCGCCGACCTCTACGATGTCCTCGCGCTCTGGTCGGCGCTGCTCGAAGGCCGCACGGTGGAGGCACTGCGCGACGACAGCGGCATCGCCCGTGAACTCCCGTTGCTGATCGAACGGGTGGCGGCCTCGCGCTATACGGCGTTCGTCTACGAACCGGCGGCGCTGACCGGTCCGCATGCGGCGCTGCTCATCGAGGCGTTGAACCGGATCATCAAGACCGTGAACCGGACGACCCGCGCAGGCGGCCTCCCGCTCGGCGGCGACGACGGCGCGTTGAGCGCCAACCAGACGCTCACGTGGCTGTCAGGCTTCCCGCTGCGCACGCGTGTCGCGAGGCCCGCCCGACGCGCCGACGAGCCGCCGCTCGAACACGATCCCTACCGTTATCGGACAGCGCGTCTGCTCGCGGACCAGACAATCGACGCCTTGCTGTGGGTCTCCGCGTTCGGCCCCGAGCCGCTTCCCGAGGCGCTCGATCCGGACGTGCCGGTGATCGTACTGGGGCACCCGGCGCTTGCACGCGGTCCCGCAGGTGGCAACCGCCGCGCGCCCGCCGTCTACATCCCGGTTGCGACAACGGGGATCGATAGCAGTGGGCATCTGTTTCGCGTCGATGGATCGGTCGTCGTGCCGCTCTTCGCCGCGCGCAAGGTCGAGCTTCCGACGGTGGCCACCATTGCGGCCCTTCTGTCCGCGCGGCTCGCACAGGCAAGGCGGAGCGTGCCATGA
- a CDS encoding formylmethanofuran dehydrogenase subunit A — protein sequence MSLTRLKGGILYDPTHSVNGERRDLYVRDGRVVADPASASAVTVDHEYDATGMIVMAGGIDLHSHIGGGKTNLSRLLLPEDHRSDPVRDSAYEGVQDSAGRYLRLPSCGVCTPGTLATGYRYAEMGYTAAFEPAMMPSNARHTHLEMGDTPIIDHGAYVMLGNDELFLQMLAARDHFERLRDYVGWTLCASKALGVKVVNPGGISAFKFNQRSLDVDEAHVHYGITPREVLRTLSRALTELRVPHPLHVHASNLGVPGNIDSTIATMDAADGLPIHLTHIQFHSYGVEGPRKFSSGARAIADAVNARPNVSIDVGQIIFGQTVTASGDTMMQFKNAPLSTPRKWIVGDIECDAGCGIVPFRYREQSYVNALQWIIGLEIFLLVDDPWRVSMTTDHPNGGPFTSYPHLIRLLMDKTFRDEQLAKLHPEAQVASALPELKRELSLYEIAIITRAGPARLLGLKDRGHLGAGAAADIAVYRDEPDRERMFTSPAYVFKDGQLVARDGTLVATPTGGIHYVSPDFDRGIEKTLRAYSDANLVGNFAHAAISDDEICGCCRGGKLLPVACFANP from the coding sequence ATGAGCCTCACCCGGCTGAAAGGCGGCATCCTCTACGACCCCACCCACAGCGTGAACGGCGAGCGCCGCGATCTGTACGTTCGCGACGGCCGCGTCGTCGCTGATCCGGCCAGCGCGAGCGCTGTCACGGTCGATCACGAATACGACGCCACCGGCATGATCGTGATGGCAGGCGGCATCGATCTGCATTCGCACATCGGCGGCGGCAAGACCAACCTGTCGCGCCTCCTGCTGCCCGAAGATCATCGCAGCGACCCTGTGCGCGATTCCGCTTACGAAGGGGTGCAGGACAGCGCGGGCCGCTATCTGCGTCTGCCTTCGTGCGGAGTCTGTACGCCGGGCACGCTCGCGACCGGCTACCGTTACGCGGAAATGGGCTACACGGCGGCATTCGAGCCGGCGATGATGCCGTCCAACGCGCGCCACACGCACCTCGAAATGGGCGACACGCCGATCATCGACCACGGCGCCTATGTGATGCTCGGCAACGACGAACTGTTCCTGCAGATGCTTGCCGCGCGCGACCACTTCGAGCGTCTGCGCGACTATGTCGGCTGGACGCTCTGCGCGAGCAAGGCCCTCGGCGTGAAGGTGGTCAATCCGGGCGGCATCTCGGCGTTCAAGTTCAACCAGCGTTCGCTCGACGTCGACGAAGCCCACGTGCACTACGGCATTACGCCGCGCGAGGTGCTGCGCACGCTGTCGCGCGCGCTGACCGAACTGCGCGTGCCCCATCCGTTGCATGTGCATGCGAGCAATCTCGGCGTGCCCGGCAACATCGATTCGACGATCGCCACGATGGACGCCGCCGACGGCCTCCCCATCCATCTCACGCATATCCAGTTCCATAGCTACGGCGTCGAAGGTCCGCGCAAATTCTCGTCAGGCGCACGCGCGATTGCCGATGCGGTGAACGCCCGGCCGAATGTGTCGATCGACGTCGGGCAGATCATCTTCGGACAAACCGTCACCGCGTCCGGCGACACGATGATGCAGTTCAAAAACGCGCCGCTATCGACACCGCGCAAGTGGATCGTCGGCGACATCGAATGCGATGCCGGCTGCGGCATCGTGCCGTTCCGCTATCGCGAACAGAGTTACGTGAACGCGCTGCAATGGATCATCGGCCTCGAGATCTTCCTGCTGGTGGACGACCCGTGGCGCGTGTCGATGACAACCGACCATCCTAACGGCGGTCCGTTCACGAGCTACCCGCATCTGATCCGCCTGCTGATGGACAAGACGTTTCGCGACGAGCAGCTCGCGAAGCTCCATCCAGAAGCCCAGGTGGCCAGCGCCCTGCCCGAACTGAAGCGCGAACTGTCGCTGTACGAAATCGCGATCATCACGCGTGCCGGACCGGCGCGGCTCCTCGGCCTGAAAGATCGCGGGCATCTCGGCGCAGGCGCGGCGGCCGATATCGCCGTCTATCGCGACGAGCCGGATCGCGAGCGGATGTTTACGTCGCCCGCCTATGTGTTCAAGGACGGCCAGCTGGTCGCGCGGGACGGGACGCTCGTCGCCACGCCGACGGGCGGCATTCACTATGTATCGCCGGACTTCGATCGCGGGATCGAAAAGACGCTGCGCGCCTATAGCGACGCCAACCTGGTGGGCAACTTCGCGCACGCCGCCATCAGCGACGACGAAATCTGCGGGTGCTGCCGGGGCGGCAAGCTGCTGCCCGTCGCCTGCTTCGCGAACCCCTGA
- a CDS encoding ATP-grasp domain-containing protein → MIKLFVYEYLTGGGIDPDLACEGSLADLSALIVEGRAMRGALVADLLELDGVDVSFAASRFERVDPARAHFIARPGEPMMRFVERAAAGHDYAWIIAPECDSLLLQLHDVVGAKRWLGCTRQAISTASSKRETAACLAARGIVTTPALLPHEAVAHEGSHWVVKPDDGAGGLETFLFDRLDDACAEYHARAAAGRNPVLQEWVDGEPLSLSLICGEHGAELISINRQQIGVAEAAAPGHTERVVEFSAVEVDQIDRHGARGRVLEALAQRVVAALPGLRGFVGIDLVWHQQRGPVVIEVNPRLTAAYAGLSARLGRNLAGCLLAAHGVVLPQRLAEVAAAADLDPGAVAVRMCGASSR, encoded by the coding sequence TTGATCAAACTATTTGTCTACGAGTATCTCACCGGCGGCGGCATCGACCCGGACCTGGCTTGCGAAGGTAGCCTCGCCGATCTGAGCGCACTCATCGTCGAAGGCCGCGCGATGCGCGGCGCCCTGGTGGCGGATCTGCTCGAACTCGACGGCGTGGATGTGAGCTTCGCCGCTTCGCGCTTCGAGCGGGTCGATCCGGCGCGTGCCCACTTCATCGCCCGGCCCGGCGAGCCGATGATGCGCTTTGTCGAGCGCGCGGCGGCCGGGCACGATTATGCGTGGATCATCGCGCCGGAGTGCGACAGCCTGCTGCTGCAACTGCACGACGTGGTCGGCGCCAAACGGTGGCTGGGTTGTACGCGGCAGGCCATCAGCACGGCGTCGAGCAAGCGGGAGACCGCTGCGTGCCTGGCCGCGCGGGGCATCGTGACGACCCCGGCGCTCCTGCCGCATGAGGCCGTGGCGCACGAAGGCAGCCACTGGGTCGTCAAGCCCGACGACGGCGCGGGCGGGCTGGAGACTTTCCTGTTCGACCGGCTGGACGACGCCTGCGCCGAGTACCACGCGCGCGCGGCGGCGGGGCGCAATCCGGTGCTGCAGGAATGGGTCGACGGAGAGCCGCTGAGCCTTTCGCTGATCTGCGGCGAGCACGGCGCCGAACTCATCAGCATCAACCGGCAGCAGATCGGTGTGGCCGAAGCCGCTGCGCCGGGTCATACGGAGCGCGTGGTCGAATTCAGCGCCGTCGAGGTCGATCAGATCGATCGTCATGGCGCACGTGGCCGTGTCCTCGAAGCGCTCGCGCAGCGTGTCGTCGCTGCGCTGCCTGGTCTGCGCGGGTTCGTCGGGATCGATCTGGTCTGGCATCAGCAGCGCGGCCCGGTCGTGATCGAGGTGAATCCCCGGCTCACGGCGGCGTATGCCGGGCTGTCCGCGCGCCTCGGGCGCAATCTTGCAGGATGTCTGCTGGCGGCGCATGGCGTGGTTTTGCCGCAGCGGCTTGCCGAAGTCGCGGCAGCAGCAGACCTGGACCCTGGCGCCGTGGCGGTACGCATGTGCGGAGCATCGTCACGATGA
- the fhcD gene encoding formylmethanofuran--tetrahydromethanopterin N-formyltransferase: protein MDINGTLIDDTFAEAFPMKATRLVITAHTPVWANHAAQSLTGFATSVIGCGCEAGIERRLAPGETPDGRPGVAVLLFAVSSKELAKQIERRVGQCVLTCPTTAVYSGIDPATSRAPLSDRASLGAGLRFFGDGWQISKMIGQTRYWRVPVMDGEFVCEETTVTVKAVGGGNLLLLARDLDAALAAAEAAADAMRALPNVIMPFPGGVVRSGSKIGSKYAGATASTNDAFCPTLMGLSKQSELTADVGCVMEIVIDGLTDSDVGAAMTAGIAAAAGRGFRAGVLRISAGNYGGKLGPYHFHLHKLAGDVVGRPA from the coding sequence ATGGACATCAACGGCACCCTGATCGACGACACCTTCGCGGAAGCGTTTCCGATGAAAGCGACCCGGCTCGTCATCACCGCGCATACGCCCGTGTGGGCGAATCACGCTGCGCAGTCGCTGACGGGCTTCGCGACCTCGGTGATCGGCTGCGGCTGCGAGGCCGGCATCGAGCGCAGGCTTGCGCCCGGCGAAACCCCGGACGGACGGCCGGGTGTCGCGGTATTGCTGTTCGCGGTGTCGTCGAAGGAACTGGCGAAGCAGATCGAACGGCGCGTCGGGCAATGCGTGCTGACCTGCCCGACTACCGCCGTCTATAGCGGCATCGATCCGGCGACGAGCCGCGCACCGTTGTCCGACCGCGCGTCGCTCGGGGCGGGCCTGCGGTTTTTCGGCGACGGCTGGCAGATTTCGAAAATGATCGGCCAGACGCGCTACTGGCGCGTGCCGGTGATGGACGGCGAATTCGTCTGCGAGGAAACGACGGTCACCGTCAAGGCAGTGGGCGGCGGCAACCTGCTGCTGCTCGCGCGCGACCTCGACGCAGCGCTCGCTGCGGCCGAGGCCGCCGCCGACGCGATGCGCGCGCTGCCGAATGTGATCATGCCGTTTCCGGGCGGCGTCGTTCGCTCGGGCTCCAAGATCGGTTCGAAATATGCCGGCGCCACGGCGTCCACCAACGACGCGTTCTGCCCGACCCTCATGGGCCTGTCGAAGCAAAGCGAACTCACAGCCGATGTGGGCTGCGTGATGGAGATCGTGATCGACGGCCTCACCGACAGCGACGTTGGCGCGGCGATGACGGCGGGCATTGCCGCCGCCGCCGGGCGGGGCTTCCGGGCGGGCGTGCTGCGCATCTCCGCGGGCAACTACGGCGGCAAGCTCGGGCCTTATCACTTCCATCTGCACAAGCTGGCCGGCGATGTCGTGGGGAGGCCAGCATGA
- a CDS encoding HisA/HisF-related TIM barrel protein: MQVIPVLDLLDGHAVRAVRGERARYRPVQSMLCDGSDPLTVARALLCATGTRTLYVADLNAILRQGDHAETLAVLCNGLSETQVGVEIWLDAGFADFASVRALFDRIHVNIESIRPSVAPPCCSTATLVPVFGTESLRDPAAPHDAEAAGLAPILSLDHRAGQLLAGPAADQASSQSTAWWPSRIIAMTLDQVGAYEGPDLTTFSAIRVKAGERMLIGAGGIRGHADLAAAMKSGAAAWLVASALHDRRLDVPAAVRT; encoded by the coding sequence ATGCAGGTGATACCGGTTCTCGATCTGCTCGACGGCCACGCCGTGCGGGCCGTGCGTGGCGAGCGGGCGCGCTACCGGCCAGTCCAGTCGATGCTGTGCGACGGCAGCGATCCGCTCACCGTCGCCCGTGCCCTCCTTTGCGCAACCGGCACCCGTACGCTGTACGTCGCCGATCTCAACGCGATCCTTCGGCAGGGCGACCACGCTGAAACCCTGGCCGTCCTCTGCAACGGTCTCTCTGAAACCCAGGTCGGCGTCGAAATCTGGCTCGACGCCGGCTTTGCCGACTTCGCTTCGGTGCGTGCCCTGTTCGACCGCATCCACGTGAACATCGAATCCATCCGGCCCTCCGTCGCGCCACCCTGCTGTTCCACCGCCACCCTCGTGCCGGTTTTCGGCACCGAATCGCTGCGCGACCCTGCTGCACCGCACGACGCCGAAGCAGCAGGTCTCGCGCCGATCCTGTCGCTCGATCATCGCGCCGGCCAGCTGCTCGCCGGCCCGGCTGCCGATCAGGCCAGCAGCCAGTCGACCGCCTGGTGGCCGTCACGCATCATCGCGATGACGCTCGATCAGGTGGGCGCCTACGAAGGTCCCGATCTCACGACCTTCTCCGCGATCCGCGTCAAAGCCGGCGAGCGCATGCTGATCGGCGCGGGCGGCATCCGCGGCCACGCCGACCTTGCTGCCGCCATGAAGAGCGGCGCGGCCGCGTGGCTGGTTGCCTCGGCGCTTCACGACCGACGGCTCGACGTCCCAGCCGCTGTTCGCACGTAG